A segment of the Crassostrea angulata isolate pt1a10 chromosome 10, ASM2561291v2, whole genome shotgun sequence genome:
ttgaagtttaacattttactatcatCATAAGGaatcgagttcgttactgtaagcatttctaacgatAATTGTATGTTCAaagccatagtatgaagtaatggaaacacattgatttgtacattactctaatacaaagttcacctcatcatttttttcttggagattatatatttcaaataattttgggggtttttttggtttcattgtattgaatgaaaacttaatgcattagtttatatgatttcaagggaccacatgataaaatagaaatggataagttcaaattttccagtcaattcaaattttcatttctgtcataatttcgcgtaaataattgatatggatgtcatttcataatattttctatcatattttacatggaaacataataaatacaaaaacaaagtcattttatttgacacggcacatagaaattcaaatatatcatttatataaaatttaatgacattcaagtctttagtatttcaggtctttagtatgtcccgcataccgatcccgatgcattgttttgaaaagaatgaagaactccgaaattttccgaatagagtatagtctcgataaaaacgcgtcAAACACGACAGTCTACGAAGTAtgacatatttttcatttacgagtaaaacaaaaaatatgtgatattttttaaaaagcataaaacatatttctacatgcaaatttactttcaattcataaaaagaAGCAAAATATTACTTCTATTAAAAaggaactatcccgcagaaacgcagtaacaatatttaaatgtatatcaaataaaggACCGCcatccggcggcccgtaatgaACAATGTGTTTACAGTGACACTGATTCGGTGGAATTTTTGTTTTGGCTTTTGGCCTGACAACACTGTCGCATGCAGGGAAATCTCTGTAGAATCGCCAAAGTTTCTTTCCTTAGAAGGATGTAAAGCCAGGGATTCAGAACGAAATTCACGTAGGCCAGACGGAGACCTAATACCTCGAAATTCTCCATTCCTTGAAGGATGCGCAAAGGGCGGGCAAACACATTGATCTAGAAAAGATTACGAACATAGAAcatgaaagaagaaaaacatctgaGAATTATCAGAAATTTTCTTCTAATTATGTCTCGCATAAGACTGACCTCAGCTCCCTTTCCACAATGTACAGATACTGTCAGCATAAATGTTTAAGCAAAGTAGAAGATAACAACTAAACAATATTGAtctataaatgtattatttctagttattatttaaagtaatatgtttagaaaaaaaacccatgaatTATTCTTACCAGCAAGGGTATAAAGCAGACTGCAAAGAGAACGACAATAGCAAACAAAAAGGCTATCATCTGTTTACTCTTCTTGCTTATTGTTTTCTGTTGTTTCCTTTCGTTTCCGGTTAAACAATGTTGACGTACAAGAGTAATGATCACTGAAATATTCAGAAAGGCAAccaaacaaagaattataaagCCAGCAAAGGCGTAAGTCAAGGAGATGCCTCGATCAACCCAGGCGTCAGACTTGAAATCTACGAAGCACCAAGTACCCGGATAAAAAATGCGACTGTGTCGTCCCGCCAAATGTGGAACGGTCGACAGAAGGAGTGACAGGGCGCCACCAAACATCAACAACAAGTGAGCTCGCCGTTCTTTGGCGGACACGCTGTATTTCAATGGGAAAACAATCGCAATAAATCTATCAAGAGACATGGATAATACTACACCAGCCGAGTTCAAAATAGCAAACATCTGAATAAAAGCCATATAGTCGCATAGGCTGTGAGAAAAAGTAAAGGTGAAGTCCGAAGCATAACGAACGATTCCGAAAGGTGCTGACAGAGCGACCCCGAAAAAGTCGTTTATGGCTAATGCCATTACAAATCTGTAAAATGGACGCCATTTGTGCTCTCCGGAAAAACGATATAGAAGAAACAGCACCAGTCCATTTCCAAGCGTCCCAAGAATTAGAAATACAATGATAGGTACAATACTAGTTTGTGGCTTTTCCTCAATGAATCCGGAGTTAGTCGTGTTTGTAAGGTTCATGTAAAAATTGTCGTTTGTTGGGTTCATTTCGATGCGTTGTAGTTTATCCACTAACTATGATGTTGACAAAAGACCTATAGATACAAAAAAATAACCTCACTTGATCATACAAAAAACAGATCACATGTGGAACAATActttgtttgtttaattttataggAAACAAGTGCAAAAACCATACTCAGATCAgtattttgtacatttgtacctaaaattttcaaattacacaCGTTCGACATCTACGCTTTTCATTTATAAGCGAGACGATTAACATTTTGTAAACCTAtcgcagagagagagagagagagagagagagagagagagagagagagagagagagagagagagaaaagaagaagtagtagtagtacactcaaaaacaactttaaagCTTTTTATCATAAGATTATTTGTagggtaaatataaaaaatatctcaAAGAGAAAACGaatgacattaaaaaaatatttacctgttGTGTTACTATTCTTTAAGACACATACAAGTTATACATTCTTTGTGTTAGTTTAAATGAACACTTAAAAaatctattgaaaaaaaaactaactctCTTACATCACAACATCAATTTTGTAAATAGGCAAATAGCCAAGAAAATCGATCAAAATGTACCAACCGCAGATTTTTAGTCATTCGTGTTTGAACATAGAGATAACAGGAAAGTACTAACTTGATAGATAACGTGTAATTCATCGGTGACTTTTGCTTGAAACTATAGTGTAACGTTTTAAAAACGTTATTACATGTGACACTACATGTTTTTGTGAACATCTgacaaataacaaaaattatactACAAAAACTGTTATCTATAAGGGGGTCATTAtactacaggggtcacttttcgtcatgtagagtgtgctcatttttaatctacgtcgaaaaatgacccccggtcattattctacgggggtcattattctacttTACATGtcatgtttaaaccaatgaaagtgtgacatttcagtccgagggaaaacaatATATTCGATTCAAGATTCaatttgtcatatataaaaGTCAAGTGTTTTATTTcccttttcttaattttgatggGTAATATTGTTTACAAGCGGACAACATTGACATTCCAGCTCCTCACTTTTTTCGATCATGTAAGATTATATTTCCCGAGAATCAAGTGTCATTCCATTTAACTGAAGTAAAtgacatatataaatatgtcaTTAGTCGTAATTTGGATACAAGACTTAGTATCTTTTCTCAAAATTGATATGATGTATAACTATAAACGACACCTTTCCTATATCAGATGTATTAGACGAGTGTAGCAATCTAtgaagcatacatgtataagactaATATCAAATTTCagtcaaaaatataaatgtgaaaTAGTAACGACAAGGATATGGCGAAGCAATAAACTCATCTGTATGGCGTATATACACTGAACATCGTATCTCCCAACTTTGGGCACGTGTTGattgatttaaacatatttcataattgtataaatacattttatacaaaatgtttgAACACAGCTTCTTTCAACTCACGCGGGGTTCTCATCCTATATACAATTGACCATATCCTTATTACTATGATAAATGAACATAATATTCcttaattacaataaataaataaaaacataaataaatacacgTGTGTCAAAGGTCAACTATTTGAATAAAACACGGTGTTAGGTACTACTAATAGTAAATCTACCAGAATCTCTGACGAGCATTTGAATAGAGCAAAAAGTTTGCCGGTTGATATCGACATGTTGAGATTCATCTCACGGGGACTTGTCAGCTGTCTTATGTTAACTGACACAACCATTTGTGCATCATGCGGTCAGGAAGTAAGGCACAACTCACAAACGCTGAATCTGTATGTATTCGTCGCAATTTCAACCCCTATATCCCgtattttatatcaaagaaACCAGTATACTGGTTAAGTTTTAAGTGTCTTGTACAACATTTCCAAAACATTGTTGTTTTATGTCACTTCTGGGCGCAGTTATACTGAAGGTAAACAagcttttaatttcaaattttaatattttttttctttaattgcaTTATTTCCTACTCTTCGATATTAAGCATCGGATCTATCTATTttcaattatgaatatttttagctcacctgagctgaaagctcaagtgagctattctgatcactttttgtccgtcgtccgtctgtccgtccgtccgtctgtccgtccgtccgtctgtccgtccgtctgtctgtctgtccgtctgtaaactttttacattttgaacttctctaaaaccgcttatccaatttcaaccaaattttgcacaaagcatccttatgggagggcgaatataaattgcagaaataaaagtccgatctgtattcaaagcggagaaaaccttgaaactgtagaaaaaggggggtgcatttttaaaaatcttcttctcaagaactactgattccaattcaacgtagtttagcataaattatccttatgggaaggaaaatataaattgcaaaaattaaggtctaattctgtttcaaatctgagttattacgaaaataataataaaggaaaagtttaatagcttcgggttcggcatccggtaaaatgggtagacaagacttggcctgggcaaaacaaaagattggcagttattaatctgccaatctcattaaaatttcaggatatttgatggaccagtatatttgtatttgctgtaaatattgctgcaaaataatgcgtatttggaattgacgattgccgatctgccccggcttttattttgccacggtccgggtttgcatacccattttaccaggactcgtattccatacttctaaaacgaggttctttgtttaaagcagccatgacattatacgaaaaagggtcgatctgactatgatgaatttgcttgttgtgcaacagttcgcgaatgaagggaaatttttgaaacatgcaaaatatattggtgccgattttgtgaagtaaattgaggctaaatatttcaatgcgttgacagttttcacacatgacgttggtgtgagcttgttctgattttcgtttcgttttcattatttatgctttgtaacctgggaactatcgtctgtatttcgtgaattttacgtatcaaatcaaacagagacttcggtaaatcaaactgtttacctgcgcaaattaagcaaaatctgatgtatcaaaaaagtactgaaatacgattcattctatcggtaattcggcatta
Coding sequences within it:
- the LOC128167400 gene encoding prostaglandin E2 receptor EP4 subtype-like; this translates as MNPTNDNFYMNLTNTTNSGFIEEKPQTSIVPIIVFLILGTLGNGLVLFLLYRFSGEHKWRPFYRFVMALAINDFFGVALSAPFGIVRYASDFTFTFSHSLCDYMAFIQMFAILNSAGVVLSMSLDRFIAIVFPLKYSVSAKERRAHLLLMFGGALSLLLSTVPHLAGRHSRIFYPGTWCFVDFKSDAWVDRGISLTYAFAGFIILCLVAFLNISVIITLVRQHCLTGNERKQQKTISKKSKQMIAFLFAIVVLFAVCFIPLLINVFARPLRILQGMENFEVLGLRLAYVNFVLNPWLYILLRKETLAILQRFPCMRQCCQAKSQNKNSTESVSL